The Anaeromyxobacter sp. Fw109-5 genomic interval CGACGCACCCTGGGTGCCTGACCGCCTCGACGCCTCGGCCCCGCGCCTCGCCGGAGCCTACGCGTGGCGCTCGGTGCTCCGCGCCGGCGTCCCGCTCGCCTTCGGCTCGGACTTCCCCATCGAGAGCCCCGACGTGAGGCTCGGCCTCGCCGCCGCGGAGACCCGGCTCGCGGCCGGCGCGCCCGCGCCGTTCCTCCCGGACGAGCGGCTCGCGCGCGAGGAGGCGCTCCGCGCGTTCACCGCGGGCGCCGCCTTCGCGGCCTTCGCCGAGGGGCGGCGCGGGATGATCCGAGAGGGGTTCGACGCGGACCTGACGGCGTTCGCGGCGGACGTGCTGTCGGTTCCCGCGAGCGCGCTCCCGGCGCTCCCCGTGACCCACGCCATCGTGGGAGGCCGGCTCGAGCGCGAGCCGTAGCCCGAGCCCCAGCGCGCAGCTCAGCGCGGGGTGGCGTAGCCCACGAGCAGCCGGCCCGTGGTGACGCGCCCGGCTCCCACGATGAGCACGTCGTTCAGCGCCTTGCCCTCGTCGGTGCGCGCCTTCCACGGGCTCGACGCCGTGAGGTGCAGCCGGGCCACGCCGCGCGCCGTACGATGCAGGAAGACGACCACCCCGTCCGCGCCCACCCGCTCCACCAGGCCCACGTGCTCGACCGGGCCGCCGGGACGGTCGGAGAGGAAGACGAGGTCGCCGGGCCGGGCCTTCCCGCGCCGGACGAGCCCGCGGCCCCCGGCGGCAGCGTGCAGGGCGCTCGCGTCCCCCTGCGCGATCGCGATGCCGCCCTCGGCGAGCGCGGCCCGGACGAGCGCGTCGCAGCCGTCGCCGTGATCGACGCCGCCGACGACGATGGCGCTCGCTCCGAGCAGGCCGGCCGCCGTCTCGATGGCGCGCGGCACGGAGACCTGCGAGGCGACGCGCGGCGTCCCCGGGCGGGCGAGTCCGGTCTCCGGACCGGCTCCCGTGAAGGAGCCGGTCCGGATCCCGGGGGCGGGCGGGGGCAGGGGGTCGCGCCTCGCCGCGAGCTCTCGCCCGGCGCAGCCCGTCGCGAGGAGGGCCAGCGCCAGGAGACTTCCGCGGCTCGGCGACATCGACGCAGATGGTACGCACGGCGCGACGTGCGTCCAATTTTCTCCTCGGCGCGCGCGGGTCGCCGCGAGCGCCGGGGAACGAGCCCTCCCGAAGGCTACCCCCGCGCCGCGCGCAGCCGCTTCAGGGAGCGCAACCCGAGGACGAGGACGAGGAGGCCCAGCGAGAGGAACGCGAGGGTGCGCGCGAGCGAGGACTTCAGGTAGCCACGCGAGAGCGCCTCGGTGAAGATCCGCAGCTCGCCGTCGCCCGCGAAGCCGACGCCGAAGCGCTTCTGGAGGAACTCGCGCGTGTACGTGCCGGGCACGAACCCGCCCTCCAGCGGGCCGGCCGCACAGGGCACGTCGCCCGCCCGCTGCACGACGAAGGGCGCGCCGCCGTCCCGCGGCACGGCGAGGTAGAACGTGTGGCTCTTGCTCACCGTGCGTGTGTCGCAGCGGGGCTCGGCGTCCTCGAGCCGCAGCCAGCGCTCCGCCGGCGCGTCGGCTGCCTTCGCGACGAGCGGGGCATCCCCGGAGCGCGACAGGGCCAGCCCGATGTTCGCGGAGAGCCAGCCCATGCCCAGGGTCCAGATGGCGCCGGCGGCGATGAGGAGGGTGCTCGCGAGCTTTCCCATGGCTCGGGCATATCACGGCGCGGGGCGCTGCCGAGGGGCTGGCCGGGCGCGCTCGCCACACGAGACCGGCCGTGGCGGAGGAAGCGGGGCCGCAGACCTGATTGGTGACCAGTCGGGCGGCCGCCGGCGTCCCTGAGCAGCGCCGCAGGGTTGAGGTCCAAGCCGATCCACGACCCGGCGTGCGCAAGTTCGCACGCTGATCTCACCGAGGGTACGAAGAAAGAGCGGCGGGTGATCCTAGCCGATCACCCGCCGCGAACGGCCTGTCGCTGGGTAGGAGCCCGGCGTGAGCCAACGACCCCGAGATCTTACGGGAGGAGATCGGTGAGGGAAAGACGAGTTCGCCGGGTGGCCGG includes:
- a CDS encoding NlpC/P60 family protein; the encoded protein is MSPSRGSLLALALLATGCAGRELAARRDPLPPPAPGIRTGSFTGAGPETGLARPGTPRVASQVSVPRAIETAAGLLGASAIVVGGVDHGDGCDALVRAALAEGGIAIAQGDASALHAAAGGRGLVRRGKARPGDLVFLSDRPGGPVEHVGLVERVGADGVVVFLHRTARGVARLHLTASSPWKARTDEGKALNDVLIVGAGRVTTGRLLVGYATPR